In Cyclopterus lumpus isolate fCycLum1 chromosome 13, fCycLum1.pri, whole genome shotgun sequence, the genomic window CTCCTCCGGTCCTTTGTTGAACCGTGCCGCTCCTCTGCTGGGTCAACGGTTAATGACCTCCAAAGCAAACACGGTGATGCGGGCCTGGGTTCGGTCGGCTGCTCTGCCCCTCCCTCATCACTTGTATAAAACTGGGCGTCCAGCAGAGAccacttcctgaccaaggcctCCGGATCCCGTCTGCCCGTGTGTCTCACACCACTGTTGCCATGGCGTTTGTTGCTCCTCCTGGCTATCAGCCAATCTACGGCCCTGTGAGTATCTGTACTGACTGCTGCTGGGGAATGCATTGCACTAGAGGGGTGACCTTGTGGTACAGAGTTATGTTGCACTCTCGACAACATAGCTTAATATTGATATCATAGTGGACATTTTTGTGCAAGTACGCCAGatgaaaataacaatattttagaTGTCAGGCGGAGTACagcacagtacttgagtaaatactTAATTCCATCACTGTGTCCAAGGATTTCAACAATGATGAATATTCTTTGTGCACCGTACAGAGCATTCCCTATCTGGGGCCCATTTATGGAGGCCTGAGGGAAGGAGTGTCCATCTACATCCAGGGGTCCATTCCCGAGGACATTACcaggtgaaatatatatatatatatatatacacatatatatatgtatagctGTTCCGGTTTAAATCTGCAAACATTTTGATGCTAAGCTTCATGTTTCTTCTGTTCATCTATTGCTCTGAGagatctttgtctctttccgCCCTTCCACCTGTCAATCCGCCTTCTGTTCTCCATGTACGAAACAATCCCTTCCTAAGAAACAACATCCATTATTAAAGATGACTTTCTACAATCTAATAGCATTTGAGACCGCTGAGACTGAAACGAGTCGAGGTGatcccaaacttctgaacggcagtgtataaaacaataaataaataaactcaagGTCCATCTGTTTATTTGCAATGGGACTTTTGTCAAATCTCTGACCAAAATCTTTTGACTCCATTTAAAAAATTGGGGGAACACTTTGTCCGAGCTCAATCTGGGTGGAGCAGGTTTCTTCCCATTGTTGGCACATTGTTGAAACACACAGCTCCATTTTAATCACCCAACCCTCCCCTTTGTGGAACGCCGAGGCCCTTTTCCAGGCCATTAACAGACTAGGTAAACACCTGACTGTATCCTTCCATCTTTAATAGATCGGCCCCGCCCGCGCTGTTTGCATTCCTCCTGCGTTCTATCGCTAAACCAACTCATCGCTCACCTCAGGGCGCGGTGACGTGATGTCTGTGGTTCACCTGCTGTGTCCCTTGTGGCAGGTTCTTCCTCAACCTGCTCTGCGGGGAGTCCGAGTCCAGCGACATCGCCCTCCACTTCAACCCTCGCTTTGATGGATGGGACAAGGTGGTCTTCAACTCCTGTGAGGAGGGGTCCTGGGGGTCTGAGGACAAGACCCGCGACATGCCCTTCTCCAAGGGCGAGGCCTTTGAAATGGTCATCGTGGTCATGTCACAGGGCTACCAGGTCAGACCAACCACGTATGCTGCAAACAATATTCTATGAACGTAGACACAGTAGGTAATTGTTGGACCATACGCATGCCATGGCTCACACTCTGCTTCACATTGGATGTGATCCCGTTGCAGATCAAAGTCAACGGGAATGACTTCTACACCTTCCAACACCGCCTCCCTCTGGAGAGAGTCCGTGCGATGCAGATTGCTGGAGACGTTTGTATCCAGACGATTAACGTCATCGGGGTGAGACTCCCTGAGCACGAAGCTTTGGGCTCGATGCTTTGGGCTTTGGGCTTTGGGCTTTGGGCTTTGGGCTTTGGGGTTTGGGCTTTGGGCATTGGGCTTTGGGCTTTGGGCTTTGGGCTTTGGGCATTGGGCTTTGCTCTGGGACAAACATGTTCATTCAGCATCACAAGTCTTGATTTCTAAACGCTTTCTGCTTCTGCGCCAGGGTGCTCGAGGTGGCGTGAATAGGTACCCTGGAGGAACGGGAGTGAGTAAGACAATGTAACTTTGCGCTTGCTTCAAATGTGTATTACTTTAAGCTTGGGCTGGTTGCTAGGGTGTTATTAATGAACCTGACCCTTGACCTTGAATCTTGAAAATGACCATTGAAATGTTATTACCACTGTATTACCTCGTCATTCCACCCCTATTACAAGACGTTGCCCTCTTATCAAGCTGTAATGTAAAGTGCTACCAAAACTAGCACCAGCACCAGTAGTATAAGTCACAGTAGTATGTAGTAGTATGGTATCAGcaacagtgtgtttgtgagagtacGCCATTTTTTCCTGGAAGGTAAATAACATCATCTGCTGTGTTAaagaactacaactactataTACAACACTACAGAGTGTATGCTAATGaggtgtgttgtggtgtttttaGGGAGGAATGGGAGGAGGAATGGGAGGAGGAATGGGAGTAAGTACGCATATTTTAAGAGTAAGGACATCCAACACAGCATTGTGCAGGATTTAACATAATCGCTACTTGTCAACAGGGAGGATATCCAGGAGGTGGCATGGGGGTATGTTGTTTTAGTCTTTAAATGCTGTTTCCCTTAAATGTTACTTAAACTATAGTGAAATATAGTGAACATATTTACTATAAGCCTGCTCCTTCTAACTGATACCCAGGGAGGATACCCAGGAGGCATGGATGGAGGCATGGGAGGAGGCATGGGAGGAGGCATGGGAGGAGGCATGGGAGGAGGCATGGGAGTAAGTATACttaaaattcaattaaatcCATCAGTAAACAGTATTTAACATGTTCACCGCTTTTCAGTAGGGAGGATATCCAGGAGGTGGCATGGTGAAATTGTTGTTCAATAATTCATATGGTGTCTATTACATCATGTcaaaaatacatacacattttttttttaaatgcgtgCCGAGGTCAAGCTAGGTCACAATAAATGACAAAATCATATTAAATCTTTCTTTATAAAATATTGTGCTTCTTCACAGGGTGGATATCCAGGAGGCATGGGGGGTGGTATGGAGGTATGAAATTGTGTTATAATTGTCCTTTTGTGTTATTTACACCTTTCTGTTCTTCACTAAGCCAAGCTCATGGGTCATGTGTCCACTTTGCATGGAAACAATAgcatgtgttcagtgtttatACAAATAGCTATACTTTTTCTCCTGTCAGGGAGGATTCCCAGGATCAAATCTGCCGGTGAGAGAGAACACTGCATGAGTACACCTTCATAAAGCCCTCTGTGTATGTCGTACTTCTGCTAATCCAATATGAATCTGTTGATATCATTGTAGGGAATGGGCGGGCAGCCAGTCTACAACCCCGTAAGTCAAATTTTTGTTCActttcgtttcttttttttacattttgatgtaGTGTTTTTGTACGGACCCAGGTAGTAATGGGGATTCtgggtaaatatatatatatatatatatatatatatatatatatatatatatatatatatatatatatatatatatattacactaATCGCTGTTCTCATAGTCCACTTCTATTtcaaaaggttttttatttggaaaGTCCTCACTTTGTACTATTAAGAGAGattctttttaaagtaaagcAAAGTATTTACACCATCTAGTGGTCACAAAGAGAACTGCAACGCATTAAATTTGACCCaaaaacaagaaggaaaaaaagcaagaCAGCTGGGTCATGTGAGCGATGAGGTCATCTATCTTTGCCAGATTGGAAGCTTCTCAGACTCACTCAGTCCTCCATGGACCATGATTACAAGTTCTGACCGCTGCTGGCAagcttttcaaattaaaatctgCTTTGTTGGCAAAAGCACAGTTCAAAAAGTAGTCGTCAAATGAACACCTATCATGTTATAGTTAAAAATGGAGGGGATAcgatctttcttcttttcattgaACTGATATAACGACAGCAGGAATGTTGAATGTTAATTCAGACGGCTGAAAGCTACAAGCGGAGTCTGACGGTGTAGAACTGAGCTGGACAAGATGAGTCTGTGCTCTAAGAATGATCAGTTTCTCTGGCgtcgctttttaaaaatgtctttctaGGATCAGAGAACAATTAACTTGACTCTCCTTGTTTGTTGGAGAATTCAGCTGGTAGAGTTGTTGTCTTGTTATGGTGTAATTTGTCTTAAtgacatatttcttttaaagccCGTGCCCTACTCCAACATGATCCCAGGAGGGATGTACCCTAAGAGGACCCTCATCATCAGAGGAATGCTGCCCTATGGAgcagaaaggtgtgtgtgtgtgagtgtgtgtgtgtgtgagtgtatacaAACACCATCACTATCGTGTGCTAACAGACACGAATTatactcctgtgtgtgtttgtgtgtgtgtgtgtgtgtgtgtgtgtgtgtgtgtgtgtcgcagaCTGTGCATCAACTTCATGGTGAGCAGATCTCGGGACATCGCCTTCCACATGAACCCCAGGGTGAGGGAGGGCGTTGTGGTGAGAAACAGCATGATTGGAGGAAACTGGGGCCAGGAGGACAGAGAGCTCAGCATGAACCCCTTCTCCGAGGGACAGTACTTCGACGTGAGTATTATCGgccctttctgtgtgtgtgtgtgtgtgtgaaatcatTCCGACTCGGCCGTGTCATGACTGCCCTGTCCCCCCCGTGCCTCAGATGTCCATCCGCTGCGGGAGCGAGAGGTTCAAGGTGTTTGTGAACGGGCAGCACCTGTTCGACTTCTTCCACCGCCTGCAGTCCTTCAACGAGATCGACATGCTGGAGATAGAAGGCGACGTGCAGATCTCCTACATCCACTTctgagaccacacacacacacacacacacctgtaggaACTATACATTCTGTACATTACTCGGCTAtttcatgtgtgtttgataTGTCAGCCTGCtgtatgataatgataatgaataTGAATTATTTACCTCACCATCTGCTGTATTGAAATCaataaacatgaacaatgaatgatgaatgataCGTGATGCGGATTGAGATTAAGATTGACATCGATGCTCAGCAAGAGATGAGATGATCACGATGAACACGTTTATTTCTTATACAAAATACTGTGGGTACTGTACAAAACTTCTCTTTACAAATCAGCGACAGTACAAAGGCAGTTCTAGTTATATTCTCCCAGCTCAACACGCCGGGAGAATACACACGCATGACCCATCCTGGCTCTCTGAAAGGCACTGAAGACGGAGGAtcactttctctttgtgtcctaAGAACTGAGGATGTTTCCAACACGCTGGTTGGTGCGACACAGGATATATTCACCAACTGTGAATGTTTCACCAACATTCACAGTTGGTGAACCATTTGTGCAGCGCAACATCGATGCAGGACGATCACTTGATGATAATACAGTTCCAAATGTATCGCAAGAAACGTATTCTGGAATGAATGGAAGGAATTTCAGTAATGCTAAAATATCACTGTATACcgcttcatatatatatatagatatataagtACCTTTTACACAGCGCctcatttggaaaaaaaaatgatctCCCAAAATTGTGTGTTGGAATATATTCCATTccaatgacaaaataataaacacaagcaaagatatatatatatatatatatatatatatatatatatatatatatatatatcaatatatatagatcaatatatatatagaagtatatatctctatataaaAATAAGTGCATGCATGATGCAAAGTTGCAGCTAGTGAACCTCAAAGCAGATCACTGCTTTCtgtcgcctcctcctcctcctcctcctcctcctcctcctcctcctcctcctcctcctcctcctctgctggtgaCAAACATCTATGTACAGGGCTAAACctggagaaagacaaacagcCCAGAATAAGAGAGAGTGGCAGGACGACGTCAGGCGACGAGGTTCATCACGTTCCTCGGCCTCCCAGACGTTTCTCTCACTTACGGAGAACTGGACGTTTTATTCTCTGAATAAATGCAAGTGAATGTTCCGTGTGAACTGATTTCATGAGAGGCGTCCACAGGTCGACTGAACAGAAAGTATTTATAACATAaaatggaggagaaaaaaaagcataaaagatatacaaattacaaacaaacatacaaagatataaaaaaacattagtgCAAGTtgtagaaatacaaaacataatcagcattaaaaagaaattacaaaatgtGTAATAACACTGTGCTTGAACCAAAAGCAAAGGCGTGGAGCTTATCCTG contains:
- the LOC117741798 gene encoding galectin-4-like, with the protein product MAFVAPPGYQPIYGPSIPYLGPIYGGLREGVSIYIQGSIPEDITRFFLNLLCGESESSDIALHFNPRFDGWDKVVFNSCEEGSWGSEDKTRDMPFSKGEAFEMVIVVMSQGYQIKVNGNDFYTFQHRLPLERVRAMQIAGDVCIQTINVIGGGMGGGMGGGMGGGYPGGGMGGGYPGGMDGGMGGGMGGGMGGGMGGGMGGGYPGGMGGGMEGGFPGSNLPGMGGQPVYNPPVPYSNMIPGGMYPKRTLIIRGMLPYGAERLCINFMVSRSRDIAFHMNPRVREGVVVRNSMIGGNWGQEDRELSMNPFSEGQYFDMSIRCGSERFKVFVNGQHLFDFFHRLQSFNEIDMLEIEGDVQISYIHF